A region of Caldisericaceae bacterium DNA encodes the following proteins:
- a CDS encoding NAD(P)/FAD-dependent oxidoreductase, with product MENVFDVVIIGGGPVGLRVATSLGRANLRVLVLEAKSGVGYPNHCSGLVPIEFINIGEVKDNLILNYIKGGVVYSFEENTFLFKREIPYAVVIDRVNFDIYTEKLAKSASTKIVYNAHVKEIKKEEENKIVRLNNGDEYIARVLVVATGAANAIQSKIGVELKSETIYTVQVDGEVSLVDNEVAYIYMNNRIATDWFSWIIPTKDGFARIGFGTSKGENILKKLDELFLEWSLLKHARIVGKPVVWSIPIGIPKRIVFDNILFVGDSARQVKPFSGGGLLTGFIGADELSKAVIKAFNVPSKYFYKALSSYESIVREKLYKEFRRELILRDIYKTLSDESKDKIIRSIKQDKVEDVLLKFGMMDKPSNTGLKLLKEMPLIMLLYIQDKLKV from the coding sequence ATGGAAAACGTTTTTGATGTAGTTATCATTGGCGGTGGCCCAGTTGGATTAAGGGTTGCAACATCATTAGGAAGGGCAAACCTTAGGGTTTTAGTTTTAGAAGCAAAATCAGGGGTTGGTTATCCAAACCACTGCTCTGGTTTAGTCCCAATTGAATTTATCAATATCGGAGAAGTTAAAGACAATCTTATTTTAAACTACATAAAAGGTGGCGTTGTGTATTCTTTTGAGGAAAATACGTTTCTATTTAAAAGAGAGATTCCATATGCAGTTGTCATAGATAGGGTAAATTTTGATATATACACTGAAAAACTTGCAAAAAGTGCTTCTACCAAGATTGTCTACAACGCCCACGTTAAGGAAATAAAAAAAGAAGAGGAAAATAAAATTGTTAGACTAAATAACGGCGATGAATACATAGCAAGAGTGCTTGTGGTAGCAACAGGTGCAGCAAATGCAATTCAAAGTAAAATAGGAGTGGAATTAAAAAGTGAGACTATTTACACCGTTCAAGTTGATGGAGAAGTCTCTTTAGTAGATAACGAAGTTGCATACATTTATATGAACAATAGAATTGCAACAGATTGGTTTTCATGGATTATTCCAACAAAAGATGGCTTTGCAAGAATTGGTTTTGGCACATCCAAAGGAGAGAACATACTTAAAAAACTCGACGAGTTATTTTTAGAATGGAGCTTACTAAAACACGCTCGTATTGTAGGTAAGCCAGTTGTATGGAGTATACCAATTGGAATTCCAAAAAGAATCGTTTTTGATAATATTCTATTTGTTGGTGATAGTGCAAGGCAAGTAAAACCTTTTTCTGGTGGTGGGCTTCTTACGGGATTTATTGGCGCAGATGAGCTATCAAAAGCAGTTATAAAAGCCTTCAATGTTCCAAGTAAGTATTTTTACAAGGCACTATCCTCTTATGAAAGTATTGTAAGGGAAAAACTCTATAAAGAATTCAGAAGAGAACTAATTTTAAGAGATATCTATAAAACACTATCCGATGAGAGTAAAGATAAAATTATAAGAAGCATAAAACAAGATAAAGTGGAAGATGTTCTTTTAAAATTCGGTATGATGGATAAGCCATCGAATACAGGATTAAAACTTCTTAAAGAAATGCCACTTATAATGCTTTTGTATATTCAAGATAAATTAAAAGTTTAG